One Aegilops tauschii subsp. strangulata cultivar AL8/78 chromosome 7, Aet v6.0, whole genome shotgun sequence genomic window carries:
- the LOC109746103 gene encoding aspartic proteinase nepenthesin-2, which produces MAAYCSLLLALLLALSSSSSASAATPYGFEFPQFNAAVADAGCDGKLVAEEEALARRVPPLKLHMTHRSAAAGATGTGSFFLESSEKDAVRIDTMHRRVALSGSGAGQRGSAPRRALSERVVATVESGVAVGSGEYLVDVYVGTPPRRFRMIMDTGSDLNWLQCAPCLDCFEQSGPIFDPAASTSYRNVTCGDSRCGLVSPPETASPRECRRPRSDPCPYYYWYGDQSNTTGDLALEAFTVNLTATGTRRVDGVAFGCGHRNRGLFHGAAGLLGLGRGPLSFASQLRGVYGGHAFSYCLVEHGSAAGSKVIFGHDDALLAHPQLNYTAFAPATDTDTFYYLQLKSILVGGEAVNISSDTLAAGGTIIDSGTTLSYFPEPAYRAIRQAFIDRMSPSYPLIAGFPVLSPCYNVSGAGKIEVPELSLVFADGAAWEFPAENYFIRLEPEGVMCLAVLGTPRSGMSIIGNYQQQNFHVLYDLERNRLGFAPRRCAEV; this is translated from the coding sequence ATGGCCGCGTACTGCTCTCTGCTGCTGGCCTTGCTCCTCGcgctctcctcctcctcgtcggcgTCGGCGGCAACCCCGTATGGCTTCGAGTTCCCGCAGTTcaacgccgccgtcgccgacgcCGGTTGCGACGGCAAGCTGGTCGCCGAGGAGGAGGCGCTCGCGCGCCGGGTCCCGCCGCTCAAGCTCCACATGACCCACCGGTCCGCCGCCGCGGGCGCGACGGGGACGGGCTCCTTCTTCCTGGAGTCGTCCGAGAAAGACGCCGTCCGCATCGATACGATGCACCGGAGGGTCGCCCTGTCCGGCTCCGGCGCGGGGCAGAGGGGTTCGGCGCCGAGGAGGGCGCTGTCGGAGCGGGTCGTGGCCACGGTGGAGTCCGGCGTGGCGGTCGGCTCCGGGGAGTACCTTGTGGACGTGTACGTGGGCACGCCGCCGCGCCGGTTCCGCATGATCATGGACACAGGCAGCGACCTCAACTGGCTGCAGTGCGCGCCCTGCCTCGACTGCTTCGAGCAGAGCGGGCCCATCTTCGACCCGGCGGCGTCCACCTCCTACCGCAACGTCACCTGCGGGGACAGCCGCTGCGGCCTCGTCTCGCCGCCGGAGACAGCGTCGCCCAGGGAGTGCCGCCGCCCGCGGAGCGACCCCTGCCCCTACTACTACTGGTACGGCGACCAGTCGAACACCACCGGCGACCTCGCGCTCGAGGCCTTCACCGTCAACCTCACAGCCACCGGGACCCGGCGCGTGGACGGCGTGGCGTTCGGGTGCGGCCACCGGAACCGCGGCCTCTTCCACGGCGCGGCGGGGCTGCTGGGGCTCGGCCGCGGCCCGCTCTCGTTCGCGTCGCAGCTGCGCGGCGTCTACGGCGGCCACGCCTTCTCCTACTGCCTCGTGGAGCATGGCAGCGCGGCCGGGAGCAAGGTCATCTTCGGCCACGACGACGCGCTGCTCGCGCACCCGCAGCTCAACTACACGGCCTTCGCGCCGGCCACGGACACGGACACCTTCTACTACCTCCAGCTCAAGTCCATCCTCGTGGGCGGGGAGGCGGTCAACATCTCCTCCGACACCCTTGCCGCCGGCGGCACCATCATCGACTCCGGCACGACGCTGAGCTACTTCCCGGAGCCGGCGTACCGGGCGATCCGGCAGGCGTTCATCGACCGCATGAGCCCGTCCTACCCGCTCATCGCCGGGTTCCCGGTGCTGAGCCCGTGCTACAACGTGTCCGGAGCCGGAAAGATCGAGGTGCCGGAGCTGTCGCTGGTGTTCGCGGACGGCGCGGCGTGGGAGTTCCCGGCGGAGAACTACTTCATCCGGCTGGAGCCGGAGGGGGTGATGTGCCTGGCCGTCCTGGGCACGCCGCGCTCCGGCATGTCCATCATCGGCAACTACCAGCAGCAGAACTTCCACGTTCTCTACGACCTGGAGCGCAACCGGCTCGGCTTCGCGCCGCGCCGGTGCGCCGAGGTCTAG
- the LOC109746094 gene encoding 1-aminocyclopropane-1-carboxylate oxidase 1 encodes MDMEIPVIDLQGLTGDASQRSQTMARLHEACKDWGFFWVDSHGVDAALMEEVKRFVYAHYDEHLKDRFYASDLAKDLQLPAEESKTVSGEVDWETAYFIRHRPANNVADFPEIPPATREMLDAYIGQMVSLAELLAECMSLNLGLDGGLVRDTFTPPFVGTKVAMYPACPRPDLVWGLRAHTDAGGIILLLQDDVVGGLEFFRGDREWVPVGPTKGSRIFVNIGDQLEVMSGGAYRSVLHRVAAVAEGRRLSVATFYNPGADAVVAPAATARQPAAQLYPGPYRFGDYLDYYQGTKFADKAARFQAVKELFGSRIPHD; translated from the exons ATGGACATGGAGATCCCGGTGATCGACCTCCAGGGGCTCACCGGCGACGCCTCCCAGCGGTCGCAAACCATGGCGCGGCTCCACGAAGCCTGCAAGGACTGGGGCTTCTTCTGG GTGGACAGCCACGGCGTCGACGCCGCGCTGATGGAGGAGGTGAAGCGCTTCGTGTACGCCCACTACGACGAGCATCTCAAGGATAGATTCTACGCTTCCGACCTCGCCAAGGACCTGCAGCTGCCGGCGGAGGAATCCAAAACCGTCTCCGGTGAGGTAGACTGGGAGACCGCCTACTTCATCCGGCACCGTCCCGCCAACAACGTCGCCGACTTCCCGGAGATCCCGCCGGCCACACG GGAGATGCTCGACGCGTACATCGGCCAGATGGTGTCGCTCGCGGAGCTGCTCGCCGAGTGCATGAGCCTGAACCTCGGCCTGGACGGCGGCCTCGTCAGGGACACCTTCACGCCGCCGTTCGTCGGGACCAAGGTCGCCATGTACCCGGCCTGCCCGCGGCCGGACCTCGTGTGGGGCCTCCGCGCCCACACCGACGCCGGCGGCATCATCCTGCTCCTGCAGGACGACGTCGTCGGCGGGCTGGAGTTCTTCCGGGGCGACCGGGAGTGGGTTCCCGTCGGCCCCACCAAGGGCAGCAGGATCTTCGTCAACATCGGGGACCAGCTGGAGGTGATGAGCGGCGGCGCCTACAGGAGCGTGCTGCACcgcgtcgccgccgtcgccgaggGCCGGCGGCTGTCCGTGGCGACGTTCTACAACCCCGGAGCTGACGCCGTTGTGGCGCCGGCGGCCACGGCGAGGCAGCCGGCGGCGCAGCTGTACCCCGGGCCGTACAGGTTCGGCGACTACCTGGACTACTACCAGGGCACCAAGTTTGCCGACAAGGCGGCGAGGTTTCAGGCCGTCAAGGAACTGTTCGGTTCACGGATTCCGCACGATTGA